The following proteins are encoded in a genomic region of Eriocheir sinensis breed Jianghai 21 chromosome 2, ASM2467909v1, whole genome shotgun sequence:
- the LOC127000992 gene encoding cysteine-rich secretory protein 2-like, protein MRLGRRWTRVAAVVMVMVTMTLQVPRVRVWRTDRLPKVYGSRLQLRSLQPGKYKVQRRLVHFHNMFRSKVKPQAANMLAMSWSKEVALDAQRWADACQLLVHDNATGRTVDAFGPCGQNIFVSTHQVPWHFAVKTWWLEKDHFTFNGANDLKVVGHYTQLVWHSSHQLGCGLAHCAHAKPRPFFNYVCNYCPIGNFLDRIGRPYDSGSPCSGCQGYCKGRRLCTNSCPYGDLWMNCKELQRAFPDWLCKSKTKEGLERLRSCQATCKCKGKITYP, encoded by the exons ATGAGGCTGGGGAGGCGGTGGACGCGGGTGGCtgccgtggtgatggtgatggtgacgatgacgCTGCAGGTGCCGAGAGTGAGAGTGTGGCGCACCGACAGAC TCCCCAAGGTGTACGGGAGCAGACTACAGCTTCGGTCCCTCCAGCCTGGCAAGTACAAGGTTCAGCGGCGCCTCGTCCACTTCCATAACATGTTCCGGTCGAAGGTGAAACCCCAGGCGGCGAACATGCTGGCGATG AGCTGGTCGAAGGAGGTGGCCTTGGACGCGCAACGGTGGGCCGACGCCTGTCAACTTCTGGTGCACGACAACGCCACGGGCCGCACGGTGGACGCCTTCGGGCCCTGCGGACAGAACATCTTCGTCTCCACGCATCAAGTGCCCTG GCACTTCGCCGTCAAGACTTGGTGGCTGGAGAAGGACCACTTTACCTTCAACGGCGCCAATGACCTCAAGGTGGTTGGTCACTACACGCAGCTGGTGTGGCACTCCTCGCACCAGCTGGGCTGCGGCCTCGCCCACTGCGCCCACGCCAAGCCGAGGCCGTTCTTCAACTACGTGTGTAACTACTGTcccat AGGCAATTTCCTGGATCGCATTGGCCGTCCCTACGACTCTGGCTCGCCCTGCAGCGGATGTCAAGGTTACTGTAAGGGGCGGCGTCTTTGTACGAACTCCTGCCCTTACGGCGACCTCTGGATGAACTGCAAGGAGCTACAGCGCGCCTTTCCCGACTGGCTTTGCAAATCGAAGACGAAGGAAGGACTGGAGAGACTTCGAAGCTGTCAGGCGACGTGCAAGTGCAAGGGGAAGATTACCTACCCGTGA